One stretch of Pomacea canaliculata isolate SZHN2017 linkage group LG1, ASM307304v1, whole genome shotgun sequence DNA includes these proteins:
- the LOC112566417 gene encoding uncharacterized protein LOC112566417 isoform X1: MSLDPDVSAIIGGCVGGGVVLVAIIALIVYFVCGCGGRGRRKRKKTFSQLSTSTSVQTSPSQSQPSSLGPGAEGVRLPKVSSSGLWVGSPSMYTCAPPPPVCLYGRYSSKQEAEHHSGSHLSSEKRTQKDGLVSPLFNNGSPRIYHSQQLVPVIEVLNTPAVYKFQDDGYPNGHLQRRHSDVNSGYLSVTADPKRSSKTRSATSNVAQVHDTQIKSTGIKGHTNLAFTPDMVHSEQSTASAKEHHKMAAVTSATDSMKLLVKNKTDDQKQVVYALTPSFAQEPVVKADRFVHVDDVYSLPHKTDGQLETRARQSLDNPVLACMQAMGLDRTESEASPFGHTNGPMLRHEDLACTVPVIHNPLYEEADDVAASVHDVSATSEKADELPSYQKKHSASDQIQGSASDQIQGSASHQIQGSASHQKQHSASMENESSKVMQEPISYSVFLELCARKSEDTVDSCDRVDDAISRQRQGSMDAEDGKHITAAAFQFLDNYLSDDESNDLHSPPTSPALSAHGNHSY; encoded by the exons ATGTCCCTGGATCCAGACGTCAGCGCTATCATCGGTGGATGCGTCGGTGGAGGAGTTGTGCTGGTTGCCATCATCGCTTTAATCGTCTATTTTGTCTGTGG CTGTGGCGGAAGGGGGCGGCGGAAACGGAAGAAGACTTTCAGCCAGTTATCCACCAGCACCTCTGTTCAAACTTCACCGTCACAGAGTCAACCGTCTAGCCTGGGTCCTGGTGCGGAGGGCGTTCGTCTGCCGAAGGTGAGCAGCAGCGGGCTGTGGGTGGGCAGCCCGTCCATGTACACCTGTGCACCACCACCCCCTGTCTGCTTGTACGGGCGGTACAGCAGCAAACAAGAAGCAGAGCATCATTCAGGATCCCACCTCTCTTCTGAGAAGCGCACACAAAAGGACG GACTGGTATCACCACTGTTTAACAATGGGAGCCCTCGGATTTACCACAGCCAGCAACTCGTGCCAGTCATTGAGGTGTTAAACACACCTGCTGTCTACAAGTTCCAAG ACGATGGCTACCCAAATGGCCATCTTCAGCGCAGGCACAGTGATGTCAATTCAGGTTATCTAAGCGTAACTGCCGATCCAAAACGTTCTTCGAAGACAAGAAGCGCAACTAGCAATGTGGCACAAGTTCACGACACCCAAATTAAGTCAACGGGAATCAAGGGCCATACAAACCTCGCTTTCACACCGGATATGGTGCACAGCGAACAATCGACGGCCAGTGCTAAAGAACACCACAAGATGGCTGCGGTCACTTCAGCCACGGACAGCATGAAGTTgctggttaaaaataaaactgatgacCAAAAACAAGTCGTCTACGCCTTAACGCCATCCTTTGCACAGGAACCAGTGGTCAAGGCTGATCGCTTTGTGCACGTTGATGACGTATACAGTTTGCCCCACAAGACGGACGGGCAGCTAGAAACAAGAGCTCGGCAAAGCCTCGATAACCCTGTCTTAGCCTGTATGCAGGCCATGGGCCTGGACAGGACAGAAAGCGAGGCTTCGCCTTTTGGCCACACTAATGGGCCCATGCTACGGCACGAGGACCTGGCGTGCACCGTGCCTGTCATACACAACCCGCTGTACGAGGAGGCCGACGATGTTGCTGCATCAGTTCACGACGTCAGTGCAACCTCCGAGAAAGCTGACGAACTGCCCTCATATCAAAAGAAACACAGTGCCTCAGACCAAATTCAAGGTAGTGCCTCAGACCAAATTCAAGGTAGTGCCTCACACCAAATTCAAGGTAGTGCCTCACACCAAAAACAACACAGTGCCTCGATGGAAAACGAATCGTCAAAAGTCATGCAGGAGCCTATCAGTTATTCTGTTTTCCTGGAGCTCTGTGCAAGAAAGTCTGAAGACACAGTAGACAGTTGTGATCGTGTTGACGATGCCATATCTAGGCAGAGGCAGGGAAGTATGGACGCAGAGGATG GAAAACACATAACGGCAGCAGCTTTTCAATTCCTAGACAACTACCTGTCCGATGATGAGAGCAACGACCTCCATAGTCCTCCTACTTCTCCAGCTCTTTCAG CGCATGGAAACCACAGTTACTAG
- the LOC112566442 gene encoding N-acetylated-alpha-linked acidic dipeptidase 2-like has product MKRLIDPDFKYHRSVCQVAVEIVRSLADSLIIPFNISDYAWGLEMNRQTLDKGFGSRLQQIVSNYPDLQKVIEGFKKDVHEFERTLSQIDRKDPMAIRMINDQLLFLEKAFLDSEGLPSRPQKKHLIFAESINDAYAGNSFAGLVDLLFDIDKLQADRLAERWKEIQHHFSVLLNAIQAAGYTLRDVVKFVEETY; this is encoded by the exons ATGAAGCGGCTGATAGACCCGGACTTCAAG tatCACCGGTCCGTGTGTCAGGTGGCAGTTGAAATTGTTCGTTCACTGGCCGACTCTCTCATCATTCCCTTCAACATCTCGGACTACGCCTGGGGGCTAGAAATGAACAGACAGACGCTGGACAAAGGGTTTGGGTCACGACTGCAACAAATTGTCTCTAACTACC CGGACTTGCAGAAAGTCATAGAAGGTTTTAAGAAGGATGTACATGAGTTTGAAAGAACCTTATCGCAAATAGACAGAAAGGA TCCTATGGCCATCCGCATGATAAACGACCAGCTGCTGTTTTTGGAAAAAGCTTTCCTTGACTCCGAGGGACTGCCATCCAGACCTCAAAAGAa ACATTTGATATTCGCCGAAAGCATCAACGACGCATACGCCGGAAACAGTTTCGCAGGGTTGGTGGACCTCCTGTTTGACATAGACAAACTGCAGGCAGACAGACTGGCAGAGCGCTGGAAGGAGATACAACATCATTTCTCCGTTCTTCTCAACGCTATACAGGCAGCGGGCTACACACTTCGGGATGTCGTCAAATTTGTTGAGGAAACCTACTGA